In a single window of the Candidatus Methylomirabilota bacterium genome:
- the cobS gene encoding adenosylcobinamide-GDP ribazoletransferase, translating to MTGLVRAVRYLTIVPVPGGVAHGMEALGRAAPWFPVVGLALGAVLAGVERVAGGLFPPLLAAALTVTAWKALTGGLHLDGLADCLDGLAGRDAEQRLRIMRDTRLGVFGAVGLVLFLLLETAAVAGLPPSARTRALLVLPALGRATPALLARCFRPARADGHGAAFRDGLGAGAALLALALAAALALAVLGGVSGSLVVVMSVAAAFALAFFMAARLGGVTGDVLGAAIEVAELAGLLAVSVWARARP from the coding sequence GTGACGGGTCTCGTCCGGGCCGTGCGCTATCTGACGATCGTGCCGGTGCCCGGGGGCGTGGCGCACGGCATGGAGGCGCTCGGCCGCGCCGCGCCGTGGTTCCCTGTGGTCGGGCTCGCGCTCGGGGCCGTGCTCGCCGGCGTCGAGCGGGTCGCGGGGGGCCTCTTCCCCCCGCTCCTGGCCGCGGCCCTCACCGTGACCGCCTGGAAGGCGCTGACCGGGGGACTCCACCTCGACGGCCTCGCCGACTGCCTCGACGGCCTCGCCGGCCGCGACGCCGAGCAGCGGCTCCGCATCATGCGCGACACGCGGCTCGGCGTCTTCGGCGCGGTCGGGCTCGTCCTCTTCCTGCTCCTCGAGACCGCCGCCGTGGCCGGGCTGCCGCCGAGCGCGCGCACGCGCGCGCTGCTCGTCCTGCCGGCGCTCGGGCGCGCGACGCCGGCGCTCCTCGCGCGGTGTTTTCGACCGGCCCGCGCGGACGGTCACGGCGCCGCGTTCAGGGACGGCCTCGGCGCGGGCGCCGCGCTCCTCGCTCTCGCGCTGGCGGCGGCCCTCGCGCTCGCCGTGCTGGGCGGCGTCTCGGGCTCGCTCGTCGTCGTGATGTCCGTCGCCGCGGCGTTCGCGCTCGCTTTCTTCATGGCGGCGCGGCTCGGCGGCGTGACGGGGGACGTGCTCGGCGCGGCGATCGAGGTCGCCGAGCTCGCCGGGCTCCTGGCGGTGTCGGTGTGGGCGCGCGCGCGACCCTGA
- a CDS encoding phosphoenolpyruvate carboxykinase (GTP) has translation MSVTSLAEKWVDEAAALTRPSEVVWCDGSEAEYDGLVETMLRDGTLLPLNPRTYPGCYLHRSHPQDVARTEQLTFICSRERGDAGPTNNWMAPAEAKTKAGALFRSGMRGRTMWAIPYLMGPAGSAMSRVGLMVTDSAYVVASMHIMTRVGPAAIRQMRGDDDFVAGLHSLGDLSPDRRLILHFPEEKLIWSVGSGYGGNALLGKKCHALRIASAQALREGWLAEHMLIIGVEDPEGRVTYLAAAMPSASGKTNLAMVVSRLPGWRAWTLGDDIAWMWVDAQGQLRAINPERGFFGVAPNTSPKTNPNATAMVRSNTIFTNVALTPAGEPWWEGLTPEAPAGVVDWQGRPWRPGDGPAAHPNSRFTVLCQQCPSIAPNWEDPQGVPISGIIFGSRRSNVIPLVFEGFDWTHGVFLGSAMSTETTAAITGKVGVVRRDPMAMIPFCGYNMADYFAHWLATGRRLGAPPRIFRVNWFRRDADGRFLWPGYGENMRVLKWMVERIRGTARAEETPIGWVPAPGALDTDGLDLPPERLREALRCDAAEWLQALGDLGEFYDQFGARLPAPIAEKLAEARRRFGG, from the coding sequence ATGAGCGTGACCAGCCTGGCCGAGAAGTGGGTGGACGAGGCCGCCGCCCTCACCCGGCCCTCCGAGGTCGTCTGGTGCGACGGCTCGGAGGCCGAGTACGACGGGCTCGTCGAGACGATGCTCCGCGACGGCACGCTCCTGCCGCTGAACCCGCGTACCTACCCCGGCTGCTACCTCCACCGGAGCCACCCCCAGGACGTCGCGCGCACGGAGCAGCTCACGTTCATCTGCTCGCGGGAGCGCGGGGACGCGGGCCCCACCAACAACTGGATGGCGCCGGCCGAGGCCAAGACGAAGGCCGGCGCGCTGTTCCGGAGCGGCATGCGCGGCCGCACGATGTGGGCGATCCCGTACCTGATGGGCCCGGCGGGCTCGGCGATGAGCCGGGTGGGGCTCATGGTCACCGACAGCGCGTACGTCGTCGCGAGCATGCACATCATGACGCGCGTCGGCCCGGCGGCCATCAGACAGATGCGCGGCGACGACGACTTCGTCGCGGGCCTCCACTCGCTGGGCGACCTGTCGCCGGACCGGCGCCTGATCCTCCACTTCCCCGAGGAGAAGCTCATCTGGAGCGTCGGGTCGGGCTACGGGGGCAACGCGCTCCTCGGCAAGAAGTGCCACGCGCTCCGGATCGCGTCGGCGCAGGCGCTCCGGGAGGGCTGGCTCGCCGAGCACATGCTCATCATCGGCGTCGAGGACCCCGAGGGCCGCGTGACCTACCTCGCCGCGGCGATGCCGAGCGCCTCGGGCAAGACCAACCTCGCGATGGTCGTCTCCCGGCTCCCCGGGTGGCGCGCGTGGACGCTCGGGGACGACATCGCCTGGATGTGGGTGGACGCGCAGGGCCAGCTCCGCGCGATCAACCCCGAGCGCGGCTTCTTCGGCGTCGCGCCGAACACGAGCCCCAAGACCAACCCGAACGCGACGGCGATGGTGCGCTCGAACACGATCTTCACCAACGTCGCGCTGACGCCCGCGGGCGAGCCGTGGTGGGAGGGCCTCACCCCCGAGGCGCCCGCCGGGGTCGTGGACTGGCAGGGCCGGCCGTGGCGGCCCGGGGACGGGCCCGCCGCCCATCCGAACTCGCGCTTCACCGTCCTCTGCCAGCAGTGCCCGTCGATCGCGCCCAACTGGGAAGACCCGCAGGGCGTCCCGATCTCCGGGATCATCTTCGGCTCGCGCCGCTCGAACGTGATCCCGCTGGTGTTCGAGGGCTTCGACTGGACCCATGGCGTCTTCCTCGGCTCGGCGATGTCCACCGAAACGACGGCGGCGATCACGGGGAAGGTCGGCGTCGTGCGCCGCGATCCGATGGCGATGATCCCGTTCTGCGGCTACAACATGGCCGACTACTTCGCCCACTGGCTCGCGACGGGCCGTCGGCTCGGCGCGCCGCCGCGCATCTTCCGCGTGAACTGGTTCCGCCGCGACGCCGACGGCCGGTTCCTCTGGCCGGGCTACGGCGAGAACATGCGCGTGCTGAAGTGGATGGTCGAGCGCATCCGCGGCACGGCGCGCGCGGAGGAGACGCCGATCGGCTGGGTGCCCGCGCCCGGCGCCCTCGACACCGACGGGCTCGACCTCCCGCCCGAGCGCCTGCGTGAGGCGCTCCGCTGCGACGCCGCCGAGTGGCTGCAGGCGCTCGGCGACCTCGGCGAGTTCTACGACCAGTTCGGCGCACGCCTGCCCGCGCCGATCGCGGAGAAGCTCGCGGAGGCCCGGCGCCGCTTCGGCGGCTAG
- a CDS encoding acyl-CoA carboxylase subunit beta: protein MGKGEERYWEERARIEQGHVKYREKLREEGKLFVRDRLKLLLDPGSPFQEDWLFARSEEADTPADGVVTGVGTVGGRPVCVMANDYTVKAGSWGEKTVQKIVRIQEKAARLRVPMLYLVDAAGGRISEQIRIFPGRFHAGRIFYNEVQLSGVVPQICILFGPSPAGSAYLPALTDVVIMVDGKASLYVGSPRMVEMAIGEKITQEELGGARMHCEVSGCGDVLAASDEEAIELAKQYLAYMPQSYREPPPAREAAEPPAGRAIEEIVPYDQRKYFDMYEVIGRVVDAGSWFEIKRLFAREVIVGLARLGGRAVGVVANQPKVKGGVLFRDSSDKAARFIWLCNAFNVPLVYLADVSGFMVGSKVEREGIIRHGAKMIFATSQATVPKISVIVRKCYGAGLYAMCGPAFEPDAVLALPQGQVAIMGPEPAVNAVYYNKIMELPEGERAAYVKQKREEYARDVDIHKLASEMLVDDIVPGSALRDELIKRFAYARTKVHEFPQRRNGVYPV from the coding sequence GTGGGCAAGGGCGAAGAGCGGTACTGGGAGGAGCGGGCCCGGATCGAGCAGGGCCACGTGAAGTACCGCGAGAAGCTGCGCGAGGAGGGCAAGCTCTTCGTCCGCGACCGGCTGAAGCTCCTGCTCGACCCCGGCTCCCCGTTCCAGGAGGACTGGCTCTTCGCGCGCTCCGAGGAGGCGGACACACCCGCCGACGGCGTGGTCACGGGCGTCGGCACGGTCGGCGGGCGCCCCGTCTGCGTCATGGCCAACGACTACACGGTCAAGGCGGGCTCCTGGGGCGAGAAGACCGTGCAGAAGATCGTGCGGATCCAGGAGAAGGCCGCGCGCCTCCGGGTCCCGATGCTCTACCTCGTGGATGCGGCGGGCGGGCGCATCTCCGAGCAGATCCGGATCTTCCCCGGGCGCTTCCACGCCGGGCGCATCTTCTACAACGAGGTGCAGCTCTCGGGCGTCGTCCCGCAGATCTGCATCCTCTTCGGCCCGTCGCCCGCGGGCTCGGCCTACCTCCCCGCGCTCACCGACGTCGTGATCATGGTGGACGGCAAGGCCTCCCTCTACGTGGGCAGCCCGCGCATGGTCGAGATGGCGATCGGCGAGAAGATCACGCAGGAGGAGCTCGGCGGCGCGCGCATGCACTGCGAGGTCTCCGGCTGCGGCGACGTCCTCGCGGCCTCCGACGAGGAGGCGATCGAGCTCGCCAAGCAGTACCTCGCGTACATGCCGCAGTCGTACCGGGAGCCGCCGCCGGCGCGCGAGGCGGCCGAGCCCCCGGCCGGGCGCGCGATCGAGGAGATCGTGCCCTACGACCAGCGCAAGTACTTCGACATGTACGAGGTCATCGGCCGCGTGGTGGACGCGGGGTCGTGGTTCGAGATCAAGCGCCTCTTCGCGCGCGAGGTGATCGTCGGCCTGGCGCGCCTGGGCGGCCGCGCGGTCGGGGTCGTCGCGAACCAGCCGAAGGTGAAGGGCGGGGTCCTCTTCAGGGACTCCTCCGACAAGGCCGCGCGCTTCATCTGGCTCTGCAACGCCTTCAACGTCCCGCTCGTCTACCTCGCCGACGTCTCGGGCTTCATGGTGGGCAGCAAGGTCGAGCGCGAGGGGATCATCCGGCACGGCGCCAAGATGATCTTCGCGACCTCGCAGGCGACGGTCCCGAAGATCTCCGTGATCGTCCGCAAGTGCTACGGCGCCGGGCTCTACGCGATGTGCGGCCCGGCCTTCGAGCCCGACGCCGTGCTCGCGCTCCCGCAGGGGCAGGTCGCGATCATGGGGCCCGAGCCCGCGGTCAACGCGGTCTACTACAACAAGATTATGGAGCTGCCCGAGGGCGAGCGGGCCGCGTACGTCAAGCAGAAGCGCGAGGAGTACGCGCGCGACGTGGACATCCACAAGCTCGCCTCGGAGATGCTCGTGGACGACATCGTGCCGGGCTCGGCGCTGCGCGACGAATTGATCAAGCGCTTCGCCTACGCCCGGACCAAGGTCCACGAGTTCCCGCAGCGCCGGAACGGCGTCTATCCCGTCTGA
- a CDS encoding sigma-70 family RNA polymerase sigma factor: MVELDDSALVERVRAGDVTAFEPLVEKYRQRVYRLACNVLRDPEEARDVAQEAFIRAFQALPNFRGQSAFYTWLFRITLNVASDRARQRAARGRALGTERVEEGDWERTLVDPGETPADSAARAEDRSRIERALESLPEHHRAIIMLSDLEGLSYREIAEVLGIPMGTVMSRLHNARKRLRRALGPLLLLLLALLALAVIAAAAEAQQVVSFGARVVLASDAPPPVASRGLAPAAPDERLDNFLPKLRRLFRYKEYTSLERYRGEVPMGATQRWPVPGDRRLDITPEALEKGAVRFQVRLSKGSVTELNTHIQAQTGNPAVLGGPRHADGVLIIIVWPNPAP; the protein is encoded by the coding sequence GTGGTGGAGCTCGACGATTCCGCCCTGGTCGAGCGCGTTCGCGCCGGCGACGTCACCGCGTTCGAGCCGCTGGTCGAGAAGTACCGGCAGCGGGTCTATCGCCTCGCGTGCAACGTGCTGCGCGATCCCGAGGAGGCCCGGGACGTCGCGCAGGAGGCGTTCATCCGCGCGTTCCAGGCGCTGCCGAACTTCCGCGGGCAGTCGGCGTTCTACACCTGGCTCTTCCGGATCACCCTGAACGTCGCGTCCGACCGCGCGCGCCAGCGCGCCGCGCGCGGGCGCGCCCTGGGCACCGAGCGGGTCGAGGAGGGAGACTGGGAGCGGACGCTGGTGGACCCCGGGGAGACACCGGCCGACTCGGCGGCGCGGGCCGAGGACCGGAGCCGCATCGAGCGCGCCCTCGAGTCTTTGCCGGAGCATCACCGCGCGATTATCATGTTGAGTGATCTCGAGGGGCTCTCGTACCGCGAGATCGCCGAGGTGCTGGGGATCCCGATGGGAACGGTGATGTCGCGGCTGCACAACGCGCGCAAGCGCCTGCGGCGGGCGCTCGGGCCGCTGCTGCTCCTGCTTCTCGCGCTGCTGGCCCTCGCGGTCATCGCGGCCGCGGCGGAGGCGCAGCAGGTGGTGAGCTTCGGCGCCCGCGTGGTTCTGGCGAGCGACGCGCCGCCGCCGGTGGCGAGCCGGGGCCTGGCCCCGGCGGCTCCCGACGAGCGCCTCGACAACTTCCTGCCCAAGCTGCGCCGGCTCTTCCGCTACAAGGAGTACACGTCGCTCGAGCGCTACCGCGGCGAGGTGCCGATGGGCGCGACGCAGCGCTGGCCCGTGCCCGGCGACCGCCGGCTCGACATCACGCCGGAGGCGCTCGAGAAGGGCGCCGTGAGGTTCCAGGTGCGCCTCTCGAAGGGCAGCGTCACCGAGCTCAACACGCACATCCAGGCGCAGACGGGCAACCCCGCCGTGCTGGGCGGCCCCCGGCACGCCGACGGCGTGCTGATCATCATCGTCTGGCCGAACCCGGCCCCCTGA
- the aroQ gene encoding type II 3-dehydroquinate dehydratase, whose product MSVRAALVLHGPNLNLLGTREPAVYGRVTLAQLDRLIREHARRHGIRVDCRQSNHEGQLIDWLQAAEREGFGGVVFNPGAFTHYSIALRDAVAAIELPVVEVHLSNVHGREEFRRHSVIAAVARGQISGFGPQSYLLGLDALAALARRRR is encoded by the coding sequence ATGAGCGTGCGAGCGGCGCTCGTGCTGCACGGGCCCAACCTCAACCTCCTCGGCACCCGCGAGCCGGCCGTCTACGGACGGGTCACGCTGGCGCAGCTCGACCGCCTGATCCGCGAGCACGCCCGGCGCCACGGGATCCGGGTCGACTGCCGGCAGTCGAACCACGAGGGCCAGCTCATCGACTGGCTCCAGGCGGCCGAGCGCGAGGGCTTCGGCGGCGTCGTCTTCAACCCGGGCGCGTTCACGCACTACTCGATCGCGCTCCGGGACGCGGTGGCCGCCATCGAGCTCCCGGTCGTCGAGGTGCATCTCTCCAACGTGCACGGGCGCGAGGAGTTCCGCCGCCACTCGGTGATCGCCGCCGTCGCGCGCGGCCAGATCTCGGGCTTCGGGCCGCAGAGCTACCTGCTGGGGCTCGACGCGCTCGCGGCGCTCGCGCGCCGGCGCCGATGA